A single region of the Xylanibacillus composti genome encodes:
- a CDS encoding cyclic lactone autoinducer peptide — translation MKRTAKLISMILFGASVLFVNLACIFYLYNPKVPDELLKSNK, via the coding sequence GTGAAACGAACTGCAAAATTGATTTCTATGATATTATTTGGTGCTAGTGTATTATTTGTTAATCTTGCATGTATTTTTTATTTATATAATCCGAAAGTACCAGATGAATTATTGAAAAGCAACAAATGA
- a CDS encoding transposase, translated as MKKRTNYSAEFKTNVVLEILSEESTVNQIAAKYEISPVVLSRWKKEFMGRVSEVFKKGPSESEKNSNIVKSILQS; from the coding sequence ATGAAGAAAAGAACGAATTACTCCGCCGAATTCAAAACAAATGTCGTCTTAGAAATCTTGTCTGAGGAATCAACAGTGAATCAAATTGCTGCTAAGTATGAAATCAGTCCAGTTGTTCTCTCACGCTGGAAGAAAGAGTTCATGGGACGAGTTTCGGAAGTGTTTAAGAAAGGACCTTCCGAATCCGAAAAGAACTCGAACATAGTAAAGAGCATATTGCAGAGTTAG